In the genome of Cryptomeria japonica chromosome 8, Sugi_1.0, whole genome shotgun sequence, one region contains:
- the LOC131077695 gene encoding uncharacterized protein LOC131077695 produces the protein MAAASSHHLSALSATSNHNGGNNGSQIWGKSLRSVSSAKFPSKLARKTVRMALKEDGPSVAVVGVTGAVGQEFLKVLTERDFPYRSLKLLASKRSAGKHTTFEGRDYLIEELTEDSFGGIDIALFSAGGSISKKFGPLAAKQGTIVVDNSSAFRMDDGIPLVIPEVNPEAMAHIKLGSKKGALIANPNCSTIICLMAATPLHRHAKVKRMVVSTYQAASGAGAAAMAELEQQTREVLEGKEPTCNIFSQQYAFNLFSHNTKIFPNGYNEEEMKLVKETRKIWNDQDVRVTATCIRVPVMRAHAESINLEFDKPLDEDTAREILKNSDGVVVIDDRDANHFPTPLQVSNKDDVAVGRIRQDASQNGNYGLEIFVCGDQIRKGAALNAVQIAEKLF, from the exons ATGGCAGCTGCTTCCTCTCACCATTTATCTGCATTGTCTGCAACTTCAAACCACAATGGAGGTAACAATGGTAGCCAAATATGGGGAAAAAGCCTTAGATCAGTCTCTTCTGCTAAGTTTCCATCCAAGTTAGCCAGAAAAACAGTGAGAATGGCTCTCAAGGAAGATGGGCCATCAGTGGCTGTTGTGGGTGTGACTGGTGCTGTTGGCCAGGAGTTTTTGAAGGTGTTGACTGAAAGAGATTTTCCCTACAGGAGTCTTAAGCTGCTGGCTAGCAAGCGATCTGCAGGAAAACACACGACTTTTGAG GGACGAGATTATCTTATAGAGGAGCTCACAGAGGACAGTTTTGGTGGTATTGACATTGCTCTTTTTAGTGCTGGTGGCTCAATAAG CAAGAAGTTTGGACCTCTGGCTGCTAAACAAGGCACAATTGTAGTTGATAATAGCTCTGCATTCCGGATGGATGATGGTATTCCTCTTGTTATTCCTGAG GTCAATCCAGAAGCAATGGCTCATATAAAACTCGGTTCCAAGAAGGGAGCACTTATTGCGAATCCAAACTGTTCAACTATCATCTGTCTCATGGCAGCTACACCTCTGCATCGTCATGCAAAG GTGAAAAGAATGGTGGTTAGCACTTATCAGGCAGCAAGTGGAGCTGGTGCTGCAGCAATGGCTGAACTTGAACAGCAAACACGTGAG GTTTTGGAAGGAAAAGAGCCAACTTGTAATATCTTTAGTCAACAG TATGCATTCAATCTCTTCTCTCACAACAcaaaaatcttcccaaatggttaCAACGAGGAAGAGATGAAGCTAGTAAAAGAGACGAGGAAAATTTGG AATGACCAAGATGTAAGAGTGACTGCAACTTGTATACGAGTCCCAGTAATGCGAGCACATGCAGAGAGTATCAATCTGGAATTTGACAAGCCACTCGATGAG GATACTGCTCGAGAGATTCTTAAGAATTCTGAtggtgttgttgttattgatgatcgAGATGCCAACCACTTTCCAACTCCTCTACAG GTTTCAAACAAGGATGATGTTGCTGTTGGAAGGATCCGGCAAGATGCTTCTCAAAATGGCAATTATGG ATTGGAAATTTTTGTTTGTGGGGATCAAATACGCAAAGGGGCTGCTCTTAATGCAGTGCAAATTGCAGAGAAACTTTTTTGA